A DNA window from Oscillatoria salina IIICB1 contains the following coding sequences:
- a CDS encoding amidohydrolase family protein: MLDGYKIIDADSHIYEPHQMWLDYLEPAFKSFALSPDLKIRGESIVNPSGDRLRWEAGKQTIASHPRSWLNNFDAESHVQAMYQMGVDIAFIYPTYFSWIIGIDTIAPQLAGAFVRAYNNWLRDFCSYNPEILRGVGVVNSHAPEEMGSELQRIADFGWKAVFLRPNPVKGRLLSDSAYESFWSACEELKIAVSLHEGTHSRSPTAGSDRFQTRFALHACSHPMEQMMALLSLIEGGVLERHPNLKVGLLESGCGWLPYWLWRLDREYEDLQWEVGDRIKMKPSEYFRRQCFIAIEPSESYLPQLIDAIGSDNLIFGSDYPHMDHKPNIVTEVVALQSQISEEIVHKILWDNPACFYGLN, from the coding sequence ATGCTCGACGGATATAAAATTATTGATGCTGATTCTCACATTTACGAACCCCATCAAATGTGGTTAGATTATCTGGAACCTGCGTTTAAAAGTTTTGCCCTATCTCCAGATCTCAAGATTAGAGGAGAATCGATCGTCAATCCGTCTGGCGATCGCCTGCGTTGGGAAGCTGGGAAGCAAACGATCGCCTCTCATCCTCGATCTTGGCTGAATAACTTTGATGCAGAATCTCACGTCCAAGCAATGTACCAAATGGGCGTTGATATCGCGTTTATTTATCCGACATATTTTTCCTGGATTATCGGTATAGATACAATCGCTCCTCAATTAGCTGGTGCGTTCGTTCGTGCTTATAACAATTGGCTGCGGGACTTTTGTAGTTACAATCCGGAAATTTTGCGAGGGGTAGGAGTTGTTAATTCCCACGCTCCAGAAGAAATGGGATCGGAATTACAGCGCATAGCTGATTTTGGCTGGAAAGCCGTTTTTTTACGTCCTAATCCGGTGAAAGGGCGGTTATTGAGTGATTCTGCTTACGAATCTTTTTGGAGTGCTTGTGAAGAATTGAAAATTGCAGTTAGCCTGCATGAAGGAACTCACAGCCGATCGCCTACGGCTGGAAGCGATCGCTTTCAAACTCGTTTTGCGCTCCATGCTTGCTCTCATCCGATGGAACAAATGATGGCACTGCTATCTTTAATTGAAGGGGGTGTATTGGAGCGTCATCCCAACCTAAAAGTAGGATTGTTGGAGTCTGGTTGCGGCTGGCTTCCCTATTGGCTGTGGCGACTCGATCGCGAATATGAAGATTTACAATGGGAAGTGGGAGATCGTATCAAAATGAAGCCATCCGAATACTTTCGGCGCCAGTGCTTTATTGCGATCGAGCCTTCAGAGTCCTATTTACCCCAACTGATAGACGCGATCGGCTCGGATAATTTAATCTTTGGCTCTGACTATCCTCACATGGATCATAAGCCAAATATTGTTACAGAAGTAGTAGCGCTCCAATCACAAATTTCAGAGGAAATCGTGCATAAAATTCTTTGGGATAACCCAGCTTGTTTTTATGGCTTAAACTGA